In bacterium, one genomic interval encodes:
- a CDS encoding flagellar basal body-associated FliL family protein — MAADNDKTQVQPAEGAEAKPAKKKPSKLILFGGIGAGILVIGVVLAIFVLKPMMAGGGEEAAEETKTEAKEEHGEKTSGHGEEKKPAKKAEKEKSAHGEASESLVYSIKDIVVNPAGTAGSRFLSVSFGFELGSKELMAEFETREPIVRDVLITILSSKTLAELTDAKQKEVMRVQIRKRISQVLETEELAGVYYTDFVLQ; from the coding sequence ATGGCAGCAGACAACGACAAAACGCAGGTTCAGCCGGCCGAAGGGGCCGAGGCGAAACCGGCCAAAAAGAAACCCAGCAAACTGATCCTGTTCGGCGGGATCGGCGCCGGCATTCTCGTCATAGGCGTCGTCCTGGCGATCTTCGTCCTCAAGCCAATGATGGCCGGAGGCGGGGAAGAGGCCGCGGAAGAAACCAAAACCGAGGCAAAGGAAGAGCACGGCGAAAAGACGTCCGGACATGGCGAGGAAAAGAAACCTGCCAAGAAAGCGGAGAAAGAGAAATCCGCTCATGGAGAAGCGAGCGAATCACTCGTCTACTCCATCAAGGATATCGTCGTTAATCCGGCCGGAACCGCCGGATCCCGCTTCCTGTCGGTTTCGTTTGGCTTCGAACTGGGCTCCAAAGAGTTGATGGCCGAGTTCGAAACTCGCGAACCGATCGTGCGCGATGTGCTCATCACGATCCTTTCCTCCAAAACGCTGGCGGAATTGACCGATGCCAAACAAAAAGAAGTTATGCGCGTGCAGATACGGAAACGGATATCCCAGGTCCTTGAGACCGAGGAATTGGCCGGAGTTTATTACACCGATTTTGTGCTTCAATAA
- the fliO gene encoding flagellar biosynthetic protein FliO — protein sequence MAQNNPSRRRAITTSIILALALIGMLVITSNRPGNSSPLLAQADGSTTTDTVATSSPAYKPMVDTAGATGSIVKMVLALVIVIICIYTGIWLLKKMTARRHGGSRKAFMLEVLETAYIDPKKSLSLVRVADKSVLIGVTDNQISVLTELDTELTKAAMEAANQGNQGDSFTTMLKSATQKLGGFGKKNS from the coding sequence TTGGCGCAGAATAATCCCAGCCGACGTCGTGCGATCACGACCTCCATCATCCTGGCGCTTGCCCTGATCGGAATGCTCGTGATCACCTCGAACCGTCCCGGCAACAGCAGCCCACTGCTGGCGCAGGCCGATGGTTCAACCACGACAGATACAGTAGCGACATCGTCACCGGCTTACAAACCGATGGTTGATACAGCCGGCGCGACCGGTTCCATCGTCAAGATGGTGCTCGCGCTGGTGATCGTGATCATTTGCATTTATACCGGGATCTGGTTGCTCAAGAAGATGACCGCTCGACGCCATGGAGGCAGTCGTAAAGCGTTCATGCTTGAAGTGCTGGAGACCGCATATATCGATCCCAAAAAATCTCTCTCGCTCGTGCGAGTAGCTGATAAGTCGGTTCTCATCGGAGTGACCGACAACCAGATCTCGGTCCTGACGGAGCTGGATACCGAACTCACCAAGGCCGCCATGGAGGCTGCCAATCAAGGGAATCAGGGTGATTCGTTTACCACTATGCTCAAGTCGGCGACCCAGAAACTGGGCGGTTTCGGTAAGAAGAATTCGTAA
- a CDS encoding flagellar hook-basal body complex protein, with protein sequence MMASLYAGVSGLKNHQTKLNVIGNNIANVNTIGFKTGRVNFQEALVQSYKGAGRPSAVSGGTNPIQLGLGMQVATVDNLFLQGGLETTGQITDLAIQGSGFFVLGDSNDNKFYTRSGAFGFDAESNLVDPATGLYVLGKMADSSGNIPSLATTGPITLPFGQQDPARSTEFVTLANNLDSAATDSLARLNDAGNSGVTSVSGTAIDGIGGTHSIVITGNQAVNATYTGANVGNDGTGGAIGALGLTMTLGSLGVTDFTNYGFSVDGRTTQIISGLNANSTISDLINATNQIDGITAALVGGQIQITRDKAGADTDFNFLSTAGTATVGGGGGATAGNVIGVVFGVNGGTFQSSGGAATTYIASDTFTPERGYGPAAGPQITTLDLIIDNITGKVVGLDGLGGGGVELEATNGLTATGANPLIVTTDATMHSTSINVYDSLGGRHTMSIEFFKSLVPNRWEWRVSTLGNEGITAGQTGSVSFNADGSLNAFDYFGGATGVTISPNNGAENMTVAFRAGTAGNFDGLTGFSSGSHTASIIGQDGYGLGILEKVAIDQAGNISGIFSNGVTRVLAQIALADFTNQAGLRKAGRSMYQPSANSGEPVEGTAGATISAEITSGALESSSVDIAQEFTSMITTQRGFQANARIITTSDDMLDELVNLKR encoded by the coding sequence ATGATGGCATCACTGTACGCCGGTGTGTCCGGATTGAAAAACCACCAGACGAAACTCAACGTCATTGGTAACAACATCGCCAACGTCAACACCATCGGCTTCAAAACCGGTCGTGTGAACTTCCAGGAAGCGCTCGTTCAGAGCTACAAGGGCGCAGGTCGTCCGAGTGCCGTCTCCGGCGGTACCAACCCGATCCAACTCGGTCTTGGGATGCAGGTGGCGACGGTGGACAACCTGTTCCTGCAGGGTGGTCTCGAAACGACTGGCCAGATCACTGACCTGGCGATCCAGGGCTCAGGATTTTTCGTCCTGGGTGACTCGAACGACAACAAGTTTTACACGCGCTCCGGAGCCTTTGGCTTCGACGCCGAATCCAATCTCGTCGACCCGGCTACCGGTTTGTACGTGCTTGGCAAAATGGCTGATTCGTCCGGCAACATTCCGTCGCTGGCGACGACCGGCCCGATCACGCTGCCGTTTGGACAGCAGGATCCGGCTCGCTCGACCGAATTTGTCACCCTGGCGAACAACCTTGACTCCGCTGCAACAGACTCGCTCGCTCGCTTGAACGATGCCGGCAACTCCGGTGTCACCTCGGTCAGCGGCACGGCCATTGACGGTATCGGCGGTACGCACTCGATCGTCATCACCGGTAACCAGGCGGTCAACGCTACCTATACCGGCGCGAATGTCGGTAATGATGGTACCGGCGGCGCGATCGGCGCTCTTGGATTGACTATGACGCTTGGTTCACTCGGCGTCACCGATTTCACCAACTATGGATTCAGCGTGGATGGCCGCACGACCCAGATCATCTCCGGGTTGAACGCGAATTCCACGATCAGCGACCTGATCAATGCCACCAACCAGATCGACGGTATCACCGCGGCGCTGGTCGGCGGACAGATCCAGATCACTCGTGACAAAGCGGGTGCCGATACAGATTTCAATTTCCTTTCAACGGCCGGCACGGCCACTGTCGGCGGCGGCGGTGGCGCGACTGCCGGTAATGTCATCGGTGTGGTGTTTGGCGTGAACGGCGGGACTTTCCAGTCTTCCGGCGGCGCGGCGACCACTTACATCGCGAGTGACACCTTCACTCCGGAGCGCGGCTACGGTCCGGCGGCCGGTCCGCAGATCACGACTCTTGACCTGATCATTGACAACATCACGGGTAAAGTGGTCGGCCTGGATGGGCTCGGCGGCGGCGGCGTGGAATTGGAAGCGACCAATGGTCTGACTGCTACCGGCGCAAACCCGCTGATAGTGACGACCGATGCTACCATGCACTCCACCTCGATCAACGTGTACGACTCACTCGGCGGCAGACATACAATGTCGATCGAGTTCTTCAAGTCGCTCGTCCCGAATCGCTGGGAGTGGCGTGTCTCGACCCTCGGCAACGAAGGGATCACCGCCGGTCAGACCGGTTCGGTCTCTTTCAACGCTGACGGTTCACTCAATGCCTTTGATTACTTTGGCGGCGCTACCGGCGTCACCATCAGCCCGAATAACGGCGCGGAGAACATGACAGTCGCATTCCGCGCAGGTACGGCCGGCAACTTTGACGGCCTGACCGGATTCAGCTCTGGAAGCCATACCGCCTCGATCATTGGCCAGGATGGATACGGACTTGGAATTCTGGAGAAAGTCGCGATCGATCAGGCCGGTAACATCTCGGGTATCTTCTCGAATGGTGTGACCCGTGTTCTGGCGCAGATCGCGCTGGCCGACTTCACCAACCAGGCTGGCTTGCGCAAAGCAGGGCGGTCCATGTATCAGCCGTCGGCGAACTCCGGCGAGCCGGTGGAAGGTACGGCCGGGGCAACCATTTCTGCCGAGATCACCTCGGGGGCGCTCGAGTCCTCGTCGGTCGATATCGCGCAGGAATTCACCAGTATGATCACCACGCAACGCGGCTTCCAGGCCAATGCGCGGATCATTACCACCTCGGACGACATGCTCGACGAGTTGGTGAACCTGAAGAGATAA
- a CDS encoding flagellar hook-length control protein FliK yields MMLPFVNILPTSPAGIGSAKPFGGEPLSNGTGDGQTFESLMNLFGMAEPALSAFPINSEANIQSKSLTDGSTSLDEAIASMLAGSIQSPVANTGLEQTVKIVNAELAGDASFRAVTPESILQPVEPNLQLDQKLSLPIAQPWTMTLAQHRPIDLKPGKYQVLKQDLNNGKLTLDLKSTDNAEPIKVTIPIELLHQESHDAITPAVKQSAGVQTTPTRVTLVSPNKTELESLLGKVNVREMEVTVEPTSAVYQAADEPMKVQIVAEQAGQNLLFAGKLNRAQLKAQTSTKKTVSAVATPATNENPTPVAANGLTVDSVSLPRRRVVRPVAFESEGQAKTQDSELIAKLLIPSSQDGAIKQDGLDQFTLKSTNVLDQTTQQARMEIPRVKITMPQEMPQIKADGQTIMLKIEPEHLGPAKLELSVRGESMSARVTVETVHAKAAVESSLDQLNDQLARAGVKVNYIEVNVRGGGADSQFFHRQSEWFRSQQPRVARIADDLLAEASKIVPAAMPVSYLGAGSVNLYA; encoded by the coding sequence ATGATGCTGCCGTTTGTCAACATTCTGCCTACCAGCCCAGCCGGGATCGGTTCCGCCAAGCCATTTGGCGGCGAACCGTTGTCGAATGGGACCGGCGATGGACAAACATTTGAATCATTGATGAACCTGTTCGGCATGGCCGAACCGGCGCTCTCCGCTTTCCCTATTAATAGTGAAGCGAACATTCAGTCCAAGTCCCTGACCGACGGATCGACCTCGCTGGACGAGGCTATCGCCTCGATGCTGGCCGGATCGATTCAGTCGCCGGTGGCGAATACGGGACTTGAGCAGACCGTCAAGATCGTAAACGCCGAACTGGCTGGTGATGCGTCATTCCGAGCGGTAACCCCGGAGTCCATACTCCAACCGGTCGAACCGAATCTGCAACTCGATCAGAAGTTATCGCTACCGATCGCGCAGCCCTGGACCATGACCCTGGCGCAACATCGGCCAATCGACCTGAAACCCGGAAAATATCAGGTTCTCAAGCAGGATCTGAATAATGGCAAGCTGACGCTTGACCTCAAGTCAACCGACAATGCTGAGCCGATAAAAGTTACAATCCCGATCGAGCTTCTCCACCAGGAAAGCCACGATGCGATCACGCCTGCAGTAAAGCAGTCTGCAGGCGTTCAGACTACCCCGACCCGCGTCACGCTGGTTTCGCCGAACAAAACCGAGCTCGAGTCTCTGCTCGGTAAGGTGAATGTCCGCGAAATGGAAGTGACGGTCGAACCGACCAGCGCCGTCTATCAGGCGGCTGATGAACCGATGAAAGTGCAGATCGTCGCCGAACAGGCCGGACAGAATCTGCTTTTTGCCGGTAAGTTGAATCGTGCTCAACTCAAAGCGCAGACCTCCACCAAAAAGACGGTTTCCGCGGTCGCCACACCGGCAACCAACGAAAACCCGACTCCGGTTGCGGCCAATGGATTGACCGTTGACTCTGTCAGCTTGCCGCGCCGTCGTGTGGTGCGCCCGGTCGCGTTTGAATCTGAGGGCCAGGCGAAAACGCAGGACTCCGAATTGATCGCCAAACTACTGATTCCATCTAGTCAGGACGGGGCGATCAAACAGGATGGGCTCGATCAGTTCACCCTAAAGTCAACCAATGTACTTGACCAGACCACGCAACAGGCACGGATGGAGATCCCGCGAGTCAAGATAACCATGCCGCAGGAGATGCCGCAGATCAAAGCGGATGGCCAGACGATCATGCTGAAGATCGAACCGGAACATCTGGGACCGGCAAAGCTCGAACTGTCTGTCCGCGGCGAGTCAATGTCTGCCCGTGTGACAGTTGAGACTGTCCATGCCAAAGCGGCGGTAGAAAGCTCTCTCGATCAACTGAACGACCAGCTCGCCCGCGCGGGTGTGAAGGTCAACTATATAGAGGTAAACGTGCGAGGCGGCGGAGCGGACAGCCAGTTCTTCCATCGCCAGTCGGAATGGTTCCGTTCGCAGCAACCTCGTGTCGCCAGGATCGCCGATGATCTGCTGGCCGAAGCTTCAAAGATCGTTCCGGCTGCCATGCCGGTCTCGTATCTCGGCGCCGGCAGCGTCAACTTATATGCGTAG
- the fliR gene encoding flagellar biosynthetic protein FliR → MFDFVDFAAAKLQLFLLIMLRASGLFLIAPILSHRTFPVPAKLGMVVLFGLIMVAAMPNAAVPEAQSLSELVTLAAKEIFVGLAIGFLFSLLLMGVQMAGDIISYQIGFAMASIMDPDQGHEVTTLGQFWFLCALLIFLGINGHHVIISAFNDSYQLIPAGHVVMNGAVGEMIMTYSAYVFVIALKLAAPVVVTLLLVDVAMGVVSRMMPTMNVFLLGFGVKVAVGIAIMALSLPVFAYVLEKATGYLDNELITLLGALGRA, encoded by the coding sequence TTGTTCGACTTCGTAGATTTCGCCGCCGCCAAGCTTCAGCTCTTCCTGCTGATCATGCTCCGTGCGTCCGGCCTCTTTCTGATCGCCCCGATCCTGAGCCATCGCACTTTCCCTGTCCCGGCCAAGCTGGGCATGGTGGTGCTGTTTGGTTTGATCATGGTTGCGGCGATGCCGAATGCGGCCGTACCCGAAGCTCAGTCGCTGAGCGAGCTGGTGACCCTGGCGGCGAAAGAGATCTTTGTCGGGCTGGCGATCGGGTTCTTGTTTTCGCTCCTGCTGATGGGGGTTCAGATGGCGGGGGATATCATCAGCTACCAGATCGGCTTTGCGATGGCCAGCATCATGGATCCCGACCAGGGACATGAAGTGACCACGCTCGGCCAGTTCTGGTTCCTCTGCGCGCTGCTGATCTTTCTAGGGATCAACGGCCACCATGTCATCATCTCCGCCTTCAATGACAGCTATCAACTGATCCCCGCGGGCCATGTCGTGATGAACGGCGCGGTCGGCGAGATGATCATGACTTATTCCGCATATGTCTTCGTGATCGCGCTCAAGCTGGCCGCACCGGTGGTCGTGACTCTGCTTCTGGTGGATGTCGCGATGGGTGTGGTTTCCCGCATGATGCCGACCATGAATGTTTTCCTCCTCGGCTTTGGCGTCAAAGTGGCGGTTGGTATCGCCATCATGGCGCTCTCCCTGCCGGTCTTTGCTTACGTGTTGGAAAAGGCTACCGGTTACCTCGACAACGAATTGATCACCCTGTTGGGCGCGTTGGGAAGGGCGTAG
- the fliM gene encoding flagellar motor switch protein FliM, translated as MAKILTQDEIDALLTTVSSGEVNDADSYDDAKLRSVVAYDFKHPNRVSKDQIRTLENMHDNFAGHFGSMLSAVLRSIVDVDLVSVDQITYSEFIMSLVSPSCTYTFSSRPLDAACLVDFNPTLTFSLIDRMFGGHGKILETERELTGIERSVMGRLVDRMYRELEKSWEHIVKVGIEQISFETNPQFIQIVPPGETVVVISFQVKLFQSTGLLTICYPYVSLEPIITKLSAQNWIDATKRKNVDADRDVNQHNVYEVSADVSAILLRSNIKLRDFMSLKIGDIIPSEKKIHQPIDVCVNRRKKYVARPGLTGKKRAFQVVSAWEPISKEKLA; from the coding sequence GTGGCAAAGATTCTTACACAGGACGAAATTGACGCGTTATTGACCACCGTCTCATCGGGCGAAGTGAACGATGCGGACAGTTACGATGACGCGAAATTGCGGTCCGTCGTCGCCTATGATTTCAAGCATCCGAATCGCGTCTCCAAAGACCAGATCCGGACGCTGGAAAACATGCACGACAACTTTGCGGGCCATTTCGGCTCGATGCTCTCGGCGGTGCTGCGATCGATCGTTGACGTCGACCTCGTGTCGGTCGATCAGATCACGTACTCCGAGTTCATCATGTCGCTGGTTTCGCCTTCCTGTACCTATACGTTTTCCTCCAGACCGCTGGATGCCGCCTGTCTGGTCGATTTCAACCCGACCCTCACTTTCTCGCTGATCGACCGGATGTTCGGCGGTCACGGAAAGATCCTCGAGACCGAACGTGAATTGACCGGGATCGAGCGATCGGTGATGGGGCGTCTGGTCGACCGGATGTACCGCGAACTGGAGAAGTCCTGGGAGCATATCGTCAAGGTTGGGATCGAGCAGATCAGTTTTGAAACCAATCCGCAGTTCATTCAGATCGTTCCGCCGGGTGAAACGGTGGTAGTGATCTCCTTCCAGGTGAAACTGTTCCAGTCGACCGGTTTGTTGACCATTTGCTATCCGTATGTTTCGCTCGAACCGATCATCACCAAGCTGTCGGCGCAGAACTGGATCGATGCCACGAAGCGGAAAAATGTTGACGCCGACCGCGATGTCAACCAGCACAACGTGTACGAGGTTTCAGCAGACGTCTCGGCCATTCTGTTACGTTCGAATATCAAGCTGCGGGATTTCATGTCACTGAAGATCGGCGATATCATTCCATCGGAAAAGAAGATCCATCAGCCGATCGATGTGTGCGTCAACCGCCGCAAAAAATATGTCGCCCGTCCCGGTTTGACGGGCAAGAAGCGGGCTTTCCAGGTGGTCTCAGCCTGGGAACCAATCTCTAAGGAGAAATTAGCATGA
- the fliP gene encoding flagellar type III secretion system pore protein FliP (The bacterial flagellar biogenesis protein FliP forms a type III secretion system (T3SS)-type pore required for flagellar assembly.): MLRRTKLLLLAALCFLMVAADISAQALPKVTVEVGKAATPGDLSVTLQVVVMMTILALAPSILIMTTSFIRIAVVLSFLRQAIGTQQMPPNQLLVGLALILTFFIMSPVFTTSYDTGIKPYLDEKITKEEAFDKAVQPFRKFMLAQTREQDLALFVNMAKLPAPQTADDIPLHVMIPGFVISELRTAFQIAFVIFIPFLVIDMVVASVLMSMGMMMLPPIIVSLPFKILLFVLVDGWYLLVKSLVESFHM; encoded by the coding sequence ATGCTGCGGCGAACCAAGCTTCTCCTGTTGGCTGCTCTCTGCTTCCTGATGGTTGCAGCAGATATCTCAGCTCAGGCACTCCCTAAAGTCACGGTCGAGGTCGGCAAAGCGGCCACGCCGGGTGATCTGTCGGTCACCCTGCAGGTTGTCGTCATGATGACGATTCTGGCACTGGCGCCATCGATCCTGATCATGACGACCTCGTTCATCCGGATCGCGGTGGTCCTTTCTTTCCTGCGTCAGGCGATCGGCACTCAACAGATGCCGCCGAACCAGTTGCTGGTCGGATTAGCCCTGATCCTGACATTCTTCATCATGTCGCCGGTCTTTACGACATCGTACGATACCGGCATCAAACCGTACCTCGATGAAAAGATCACCAAGGAAGAAGCATTCGATAAAGCAGTCCAGCCATTCCGTAAATTCATGCTGGCGCAAACGCGCGAACAGGATCTGGCATTGTTCGTCAACATGGCAAAACTCCCGGCGCCACAAACTGCCGACGATATCCCGTTGCACGTGATGATCCCAGGATTTGTCATCTCGGAACTGCGTACAGCGTTTCAGATCGCATTCGTGATCTTCATTCCATTCCTGGTGATCGATATGGTGGTCGCCTCGGTGCTGATGTCGATGGGTATGATGATGCTCCCACCGATCATCGTTTCGTTGCCGTTCAAGATCCTGCTGTTCGTATTGGTCGACGGCTGGTATCTGCTCGTGAAATCGCTGGTTGAATCATTCCACATGTAA
- a CDS encoding flagellar hook assembly protein FlgD has translation MSFISPIATDVSGNAKTTGGSQVLGKDDFLQLLVTKLQYQDPLEPMQDEDFIAQLAQFSSLEQMNNIAEGITSSNQWDYLQMQSLNNAMASGLIGKEVQAEYSGIYLDSGKSASVAYTLTQPAKSLTMVIKDADGNEIARVTKKDLGTGSGTITWDGKDAMGNTMQTGYYTVETTATNLSDATFSPSMAISGIVTRVSYRDGSAFVNVNGMEISLGDITAVGEQGSFDED, from the coding sequence ATGTCATTCATTTCACCAATAGCCACCGATGTTTCCGGCAACGCCAAGACAACCGGGGGCAGTCAGGTTCTCGGCAAGGATGATTTCCTGCAACTGCTGGTTACCAAACTGCAGTATCAGGATCCGCTCGAGCCGATGCAGGATGAAGATTTCATCGCCCAGTTGGCGCAGTTCTCTTCGCTCGAACAGATGAACAACATCGCCGAGGGGATCACTTCGTCCAACCAGTGGGATTATCTCCAGATGCAGTCGCTGAACAACGCCATGGCCTCCGGCCTGATCGGCAAGGAAGTCCAGGCGGAATATTCAGGCATCTATCTCGACAGCGGCAAGAGTGCTTCGGTCGCCTACACGCTTACCCAGCCGGCCAAGTCACTGACCATGGTCATCAAAGATGCCGACGGGAATGAGATTGCTCGCGTGACCAAGAAAGATCTCGGCACCGGTTCCGGGACGATCACCTGGGACGGCAAGGATGCCATGGGTAATACCATGCAAACCGGCTACTACACAGTCGAAACGACGGCGACCAATCTGTCCGACGCAACGTTTTCGCCCAGCATGGCGATCTCCGGCATCGTGACTCGCGTCTCCTATCGTGACGGCTCCGCATTTGTCAATGTCAACGGCATGGAGATATCGCTCGGCGACATCACGGCGGTTGGCGAACAAGGTTCATTCGACGAGGACTAA
- a CDS encoding flagellar FlbD family protein: MIKVTRINDSDLVINADLIEFVEAIPDTIISLTTGKKIMVKNSPDEIIEKVAAFRRLSAGRGIIPTADSTDAHVTPRQGL; encoded by the coding sequence ATGATAAAGGTTACCAGGATAAATGATTCTGATCTGGTGATCAACGCCGACCTGATCGAGTTCGTCGAGGCGATTCCCGACACGATCATCTCGCTGACAACCGGCAAGAAGATCATGGTTAAGAACTCGCCCGATGAGATCATCGAAAAGGTAGCGGCATTCAGACGATTGTCAGCCGGTCGGGGAATCATCCCGACCGCTGACTCAACCGATGCACATGTAACGCCACGACAAGGATTGTGA
- the fliN gene encoding flagellar motor switch protein FliN → MTDEKDMEFAGAEGGQPDAFPGAGGQDDQPIPSKAPVGVVNPNDASEEDAEAAMLRMLEDLPQENRSTSPDDIDFGSAPVARAEFQQLQQPAGGSTPRNLDLLMDVDLPVAIELGRTKMSISEILALGPGSVVELNKLAGEPVDLLVNSKVVAKGEVVVIDENFGLRITQLITPEERLKALGAE, encoded by the coding sequence ATGACAGACGAAAAGGACATGGAGTTCGCCGGAGCCGAGGGAGGGCAGCCCGATGCCTTTCCGGGGGCCGGAGGTCAGGATGACCAGCCCATACCGTCCAAGGCGCCGGTCGGAGTAGTCAATCCCAACGATGCATCGGAAGAGGATGCCGAGGCCGCCATGCTTCGCATGCTCGAGGATCTCCCTCAGGAGAATCGCTCGACTTCGCCCGATGATATCGATTTCGGATCCGCCCCGGTGGCGCGAGCCGAATTCCAGCAACTGCAGCAACCGGCCGGAGGAAGTACGCCGCGTAACCTCGACCTGTTGATGGATGTCGATCTGCCGGTCGCCATTGAACTCGGACGGACCAAGATGTCCATCTCCGAGATCCTGGCGCTTGGACCTGGATCGGTGGTCGAGCTAAACAAGCTCGCCGGCGAACCGGTCGACCTGCTGGTCAACAGCAAAGTGGTCGCCAAAGGGGAAGTGGTGGTCATCGATGAAAATTTCGGCCTGCGGATCACCCAGTTGATCACGCCGGAAGAAAGGCTGAAGGCGCTTGGCGCAGAATAA
- the flhB gene encoding flagellar biosynthesis protein FlhB, with protein sequence MAEDSFQERSEQATPRRREKAREEGKVAKSTELNSALMILLGFSTLLALGPLMVRQTMEMMRGLLSNAPTIAMSDPTFVKVYGDSLMKYLIIVAPVFGAMMIIGFIANVAQVGFKASPKAMELKLDKLNFIAGFGRLFSTRSLVTLVRDTLKLFIIGFVAYKVIMSESDQFMMLADMGVGPLAATTGKLAIVIALKIGVAILILAILDYAYQRYEFEKSIKMSHQEVKEEYKDTEGSPQIKARIRQIQRQTAQKRMMQDVPKADVVITNPTHYAVALKYDSESMNAPSVIAKGQNLIAQKIKEIAYENNIPVIEDKALAQALFKMCEIGQMVPHTLYRAVAEVLAYVYRLKGKVSK encoded by the coding sequence ATGGCCGAAGACAGTTTCCAGGAACGGTCAGAGCAAGCTACTCCTCGGCGGCGTGAGAAAGCGCGCGAAGAGGGGAAGGTTGCCAAGTCGACGGAGCTGAACTCAGCTCTTATGATCTTGCTTGGTTTTTCGACTCTGTTGGCACTCGGGCCACTCATGGTTCGCCAGACGATGGAAATGATGCGCGGCTTACTCTCTAACGCACCGACCATCGCCATGTCCGATCCGACCTTTGTCAAAGTCTACGGCGACTCGCTCATGAAGTATCTCATCATCGTAGCCCCCGTTTTCGGCGCTATGATGATCATCGGCTTCATCGCCAACGTGGCGCAGGTCGGTTTCAAAGCCAGCCCGAAGGCAATGGAACTGAAGCTCGACAAGCTCAATTTTATCGCCGGGTTCGGACGTCTGTTCTCCACTCGGTCACTGGTCACCCTGGTCCGCGACACGCTCAAGCTGTTCATCATCGGTTTCGTCGCCTACAAAGTGATCATGTCGGAATCCGACCAATTCATGATGCTGGCCGACATGGGTGTCGGTCCGCTCGCCGCTACCACCGGAAAACTGGCTATAGTCATCGCGCTGAAGATCGGGGTTGCGATCCTGATCCTGGCGATCCTCGACTATGCCTATCAACGCTATGAATTCGAGAAGTCCATCAAGATGTCTCACCAGGAAGTCAAAGAAGAATACAAGGACACCGAAGGTTCGCCGCAGATCAAGGCGCGCATTCGTCAGATCCAGCGTCAGACCGCCCAGAAGCGGATGATGCAGGATGTCCCGAAAGCCGATGTTGTCATCACCAACCCGACTCACTATGCAGTCGCACTCAAGTATGACTCTGAATCGATGAACGCGCCGAGCGTTATCGCCAAAGGGCAGAACCTGATCGCCCAGAAGATCAAAGAGATCGCCTACGAAAACAACATCCCCGTGATCGAGGACAAAGCGCTGGCGCAGGCTCTCTTCAAAATGTGCGAGATCGGCCAGATGGTGCCGCACACGCTTTACCGTGCGGTCGCCGAAGTGCTCGCGTATGTCTATCGCCTGAAGGGGAAGGTGAGCAAGTAA
- the fliQ gene encoding flagellar biosynthesis protein FliQ, whose product MTPQMVISIGREALTLTLLIASPMLIFGLVVGLVISIFQAVTQINEMTLTIVPKILAVALALLIFLPWIINMMTDFTRHMFDLIPTLVG is encoded by the coding sequence ATGACACCACAGATGGTTATTTCGATAGGGAGAGAGGCGCTGACACTGACTTTGCTGATCGCCTCACCAATGCTGATCTTCGGTCTGGTAGTCGGTCTGGTGATCTCGATCTTTCAGGCGGTCACGCAGATCAATGAAATGACGCTGACGATCGTCCCCAAGATCCTGGCGGTGGCGCTGGCCCTGTTGATTTTCCTCCCCTGGATCATCAACATGATGACCGATTTCACCCGCCATATGTTTGACCTCATTCCTACTTTGGTCGGATAA